In Eucalyptus grandis isolate ANBG69807.140 chromosome 4, ASM1654582v1, whole genome shotgun sequence, the following proteins share a genomic window:
- the LOC104442244 gene encoding LOW QUALITY PROTEIN: LRR receptor-like serine/threonine-protein kinase GSO1 (The sequence of the model RefSeq protein was modified relative to this genomic sequence to represent the inferred CDS: inserted 1 base in 1 codon): protein MAPLLLVYSLLFFLLPRSLAVPAPELAALMAMKSSLDPEGRVLTSWALGADPCGGGSFEGVACDXMGRVTNVSLQGKGLTGRLPAAVGGLRSLTGLYLHFNALSGEIPKEIGELSSLSDLYLNVNNLSGEIPPEIGNLSNLQVLQLCYNKLEGSLPTQLGSMKKLSVLAFQYNQLAGAIPATLGDLENLTRLDMSFNNLFGSIPTRLADVPLLEFLDIRNNSLSGNVSPALKRLNAGFRYENNYGLCGNGFPDLEICGSPDLINPNRPEAFGPKNHSTKDIPESAKVPSNCSEARCSNPSKSPQASLVVGVIGTIVALTVIGLFAFSAYRRRKQKIGSTFDTSDSRLSTDQVKEVYRRSASPLINLEYSSGWDPLAKGGTGFSQEVFESFMFNLEDVERATHCFSETNLLGKSNFSATYKGILRDGSVVAVKCIAKTSCRTDEAEFLKGLKLLTSLKHTNLVRLRGFCCSKGRGECFLIYEFVANGNLLQYLDVNKGSDKVLEWSTRVSIINGIAEGIKYIHANKGKKPAIVHQNICAEKVLIDHWNNPLLSDSGLHKLLADDIVFSTLKASAAMGYLAPEYTTTGRFTEKSDVYAFGKLVLQIIIGKRNITPGMWQGAENCKFEDFMDPNLEGNFSEREAAKLVAIALRCIQESPFCRPSMENVVQELSRLS from the exons ATGGCTCCCCTCCTTCTTGTCTactccctcctcttcttcctcctcccgcGTTCCCTCGCCGTGCCCGCTCCCGAGCTCGCCGCCCTCATGGCCATGAAGTCGTCCCTCGACCCGGAGGGCCGGGTCCTGACCTCTTGGGCCCTCGGCGCGGACCCGTGCGGCGGAGGGTCGTTCGAGGGCGTGGCGTGCG GGATGGGCCGCGTGACGAACGTCTCGCTGCAGGGGAAGGGGCTGACCGGGAGGCTGCCGGCCGCGGTCGGCGGGCTCCGGAGCTTGACGGGCCTGTACTTGCATTTCAACGCGTTGAGTGGAGAGATACCGAAGGAGATTGGGGAGCTGAGCTCGCTCAGCGACCTGTATCTCAACGTCAACAACCTCTCCGGGGAGATTCCTCCCGAGATTGGCAACTTGTCAAACCTTCAAG TTCTGCAGCTGTGTTACAACAAATTGGAGGGGAGTCTGCCAACCCAGCTGGGATCTATGAAGAAGCTTAGTGTACTCGCATTTCAATATAACCAACTAGCTGGTGCAATTCCTGCGACCTTGGGGGATTTGGAGAATTTAACGAGGTTGGACATGAGCTTCAACAATCTTTTCGGTTCCATTCCCACTAGATTGGCTGATGTTCCCCTGCTTGAGTTTTTGGACATCAGAAACAATAGCCTTTCGGGCAATGTATCTCCAG CTTTGAAGAGGCTCAATGCTGGCTTCCGATATGAGAACAACTACGGACTGTGTGGAAATGGTTTTCCCGACTTGGAAATCTGTGGTTCGCCCGACCTTATAAATCCAAACAGACCTGAAGCTTTCGGACCAAAAAACCATTCTACTAAAGACATTCCGGAGTCTGCTAAAGTACCGTCAAATTGCAGTGAAGCTCGCTGTTCTAATCCTTCCAAAAGCCCGCAAGCCAGTTTAGTTGTTGGGGTGATTGGAACTATTGTTGCATTAACAGTGATTGGACTTTTTGCTTTCTCTGCTTACCGTCGCCGGAAGCAGAAAATTGGTAGTACTTTCGACACATCGGATAGCCGTCTTAGTACTGATCAGGTGAAGGAGGTTTACAGAAGAAGTGCCTCTCCTCTAATCAACTTGGAGTATTCCAGTGGATGGGACCCACTGGCTAAAGGCGGAACTGGTTTCTCTCAAGAAGTATTCGAGAGCTTTATGTTCAACTTGGAAGATGTGGAACGTGCGACTCACTGCTTCTCCGAGACGAACTTACTGGGGAAGAGTAATTTCTCTGCCACTTATAAGGGGATACTGAGAGATGGGTCGGTTGTCGCTGTGAAGTGCATTGCCAAGACAAGTTGCCGGACTGATGAAGCCGAGTTTCTCAAGGGCCTGAAGCTACTAACGTCGCTGAAGCACACAAATCTAGTTAGGTTAAGGGGCTTTTGCTGTTCAAAAGGAAGAGGTGAATGTTTCCTGATCTATGAATTTGTTGCAAATGGAAACTTACTTCAATATCTCGATGTGAACAAAGGAAGCGACAAAGTGCTTGAATGGTCCACGAGGGTTTCCATCATCAATGGCATAGCTGAAG GCATCAAATACATACATGCgaataaagggaaaaagcctGCTATTGTTCACCAGAACATATGCGCGGAGAAAGTCCTTATTGACCACTGGAACAATCCCTTGCTATCTGATTCCGGCCTTCATAAACTTCTTGCGGATGACATCGTGTTCTCAACGCTTAAAGCCAGTGCTGCCATGGGATATCTTGCTCCTGAGTACACCACCACCGGTCGCTTCACTGAAAAGAGCGATGTGTACGCATTCGGCAAACTTGTCCTCCAAATCATCATTGGTAAGCGCAACATCACCCCTGGCATGTGGCAAGGAGCGGAAAACTGTAAGTTTGAAGACTTCATGGATCCGAATCTCGAGGGCAATTTTTCAGAACGTGAGGCAGCCAAACTAGTGGCTATTGCTTTGCGTTGTATCCAGGAATCTCCATTCTGCAGACCATCAATGGAGAATGTCGTTCAAGAATTGAGTAGATTGAGTTGA